CCGCACCACCGTGACGTGTTCGCCGGGTTCGTAGACATCGTCGTCGTTCAACGGTCGCGCCGTCCAGACCTCGCCGTCGAGCTTGACCTGCCCTTCATGGCTCGCCACCCGGTCCAGGACCAGTGCGGGCCTGCCCTCGAGCGCCTTGACCGGTTCGGGCAGGCCTTTTCCGACGTCGAAACGCCGCCGCAGCACCGGACGGACCAGCACCAGCAACAGCACCGAGACGACGAGGAACACCAGTCCGTCGGCCCAGATCGGCCAGTCGAGAAGCGCACTGGATCCGGTCGCCGCCAGCGCACCACCGGCCAGCATCAGCAGGAACATATCGCCGGTCAGCGCCTCCGCCCCGGCAAGCCCCAACGCCAAGATGAGCCAGATCAGCCAGTAGGGCATGCGCCCACCCTAGCGAATACGGCCTGTTTCGCGTGTGACAACTACACTGCCTTCCATCATGTGGTGTCCAAGTGCAACTCTGTCGATGTGGGCCAACGCCTGGCTGGCCGGCGTCGCCGCCCCCGACGATGTCCTCGACGCGCTATCGCTGTGGGCACCAACGCATTCAGTGACGGCATACGATTCGGCCGCCGCCGACCGCACCGGACTGCCGTGGCCCGAGCTGGAGGATTCCGGTTCGGTGTCTCTCCTGCAGACGCTGCGCACCGCGGTCGGACGTACCTCGTCGATGCCCGCGATCACGATCGCTCAGCCCGTTCCCGGTGACGTGCGGGGCCTTCCGGCAGGCACACAGTTCCAGCGGGACGCGCTCGCGGTCGGCGAGGCCGTCGTCGTCACGCACGACGACTTCGACGGCGTCGGTCTCGTACCCGAGTTCACCTACGACGAATTCGGTGACACCGATCTGGATTCGGTGTTCGAGCCCGAGTCACGGTTCGAACCGGAGCCACGTGCGCTGTCCTGGACCGTCTACTCGGTGCCGCGCATCCCGGCCGGCGCGCACATCGACCTCGGTGAGGCCGAATACGAACTGCGCACCGCGGTCCGGTCCGCGGCCGACGCACTCGTCACACTGCGTGCGGGCGCGGGGTTCGAGATCGAGGATCCGCGTGGGATGGTCGAGCAGATCCTGGCCGCGGGACGCGCACACCGCATCCCCGACCACGCGCCGACGCGGGCCGTGCGGGTCCTGGAGAACGCAGCACACGTCGACGCGATCATCGCGGTGAGTTCCGGGTTGATACCGAGCGGTCTGCAGAGTTCCTCGGAGGTGCAGATCGCCGACGAGGCACTGCGTCCGCTCACCCGCGTGGTGCGCTCGGCGCGCATGGCCGCACTCGAGGCGATCCTGCACTCCGCCTGGCGCGGCTAGCGAACACCTACACGGTGACACCGGTGATCGATCGGTGCCGCAGCACCCGTCTCAATCGGTGCCGCAGCACCCGTCTCAATCGGTGCCGCAGCACCCCGGCGAGCACGGCGCGCCGTTGACGCTGAAACCGTAACCGGGCACCGGATCCCTGCCGGGCACGCGTTGCGCGGGAGTTCCGTTGCGCAACTCGTCGATCAGGCTCACCGCCAGGCGCGCGTAACGCGGGTCGGCGTTGGGGGTGGTGGCGCGCACCATCGTGATGCCCGCCTCTTCGGCCTGCTGCTTGACCTCGGTGTCGAGGTCCCACACGACCTCGATGTGGTCGGCCACGAAACCGATGGGACACACGATCACCGCGTGGGTACCCTGCTCGGCCAACACGTTCAGGTGGTCGGCCACGTCCGGTTCGAGCCACGGGATCTGCGGCGGTCCCGAACGTGACTGCCACACCTGGTCGTACTCGGTGTAGCCGGCTGCCTCCGCGACCAGGCGCGTGGCGTACGCGACCTGGCGACTGTACAGGCGGGGGCCGTGCCGCTCGTCGGCCGCGATCGGGATCGAATGGGCCGTGAACACCAGGCGGGCCTCGCTTCGGAGGTCCTCGGGCAGGGACTGCGCGGCCGCGGCGATGCCGTCGGCGAACATCTCGATCAGCAGCGGGTGGTCGAAGTAGTGGCGCAGCTTGACCAGGTCGGGTGCTCCCGCGCCCACTGCCGCCCTGGCCCGCGCGATGTCCTCGACGTACTGCTTGCAGCTCGAGTAACCGCCCCAGGCGGATGTGGTGAACACCGCTGCGCGCCGAACACCGTTGTCGCGCATGGCCGCAACGGTGTCCTCGACATACGGGTCCCAGTTGCGGTTGCCGAAGTAGACGGGCAGGTCGGGCAGCTGCAGGCGCAGCTGCTCGATCAGTGCCCGGTTGATGCCGTTGATCGGCGAGGCCCCGCCGAAGTGCAGGTAGTGCTCTGCCACCTCGGCGAGCCTCTCGGTCGGGATGCCGCGTCCGCGAGTCACGTTCTCGAGGAAGGGCATCACCTGCTCGGGAGCCTCCGGACCACCGAAGGACAGCAGCAGGACGGCATCGAATTCCACTGTGTTCGCCTGTGTCGTGCCGCTGTCAGAGCAGCTGGGTGCTGGCGCCGCCGTCGGCGAAGATCACTGTGCCGGTGGTGGCGGGCAGCCAGTCCGACAGCAGCGCGCACACGGTCTTGGCAACGGGCGTCGGGTCCTTCATGTTCCAGCCCAGCGGCGCCCGCTGATCCCAGCCCTCTTCGAGCAGCTGCATCTGCTGGCCGGCCTCGTCACCCAGCGCGCCGCCCACGATGGCACTCATGGCCAGCGTCCGGATCGGCCCTGCCGCAACGAGATTCGAGCGGACGCCGACCTTGCCCGCCTCGCGCGCGACGAACCGGTTGACCGATTCGAGCGCGCTCTTGGCGACGGTCATCCAGTTGTAGGCCGGCATCGCCCGGGTGGGGTCGAAGTCCATGCCGACGATCCCGCCGCCCGGATTCATGATCGGCAGAACCGCTTTGGCGAGCGAGGCGTACGAGTACGCCGAGATGTGGATGCCCTTGGACACGTCCTCGTAGGGCGCGTCGAAGAACGGGTTGATGCCCATACCGCTCTGCGGCATGAAACCGATGGAGTGCACGACACCGTCGATCTTGTTGCCCTCACCGATCTCGGCGGTGATCCGGTCCGCCAGGGTCGAAAGGTGTTCCTCGTTCTGCACGTCGAGTTCCAGCAGCGGGGCCGGCTTGGGAAGCCGGTCGGCGATGCGCTTGATCAGCTTCATGCGGTCGAAGCCGGTGAGCACCAGTTCGGCGCCGGCCTCCTGAGCGACCTTGGCGATGTGGAACGCGATCGACGAATCGGTGATGATCCCCGTGACGAGGATGCGCTTGCCTTCGAGCAGGCCTGTCATTTGGTGACTCCCTTGTGAGCGAGAAATCTGATGGGTCCGGGCTTTTGAGCTAGTGGCCCATGCCCATGCCGCCGTCGACCGGGATGACCGCGCCGGCGATGTAGGTGGCGTCCTCCGAGGCGAGGAAGCTGACCGCCCCCGCAACCTCCTCGGCGGTGCCGACCCGCTTGGCCGGGATGAAATCCAGGGCGCCCTGCTGGATCCGCTCGTCGAGGGCCCGCGTCATCTCGGTGTCGATGTAACCGGGGGCCACCACATTGGCAGTGACGCCCGCCTTGGCCAGTTCGCGCGAGATCGAACGTGCCATACCGATCAGGCCGGCCTTGGCGGCCGCATAGTTGGCCTGGTTGCCGATCCCCCACATGCCCGAGACCGACCCGATGAAGATGATGCGGCCGAACCGCTTGCGCTGCATACTGCGCGACGCCCGCTGGGCCACGCGGAACGCACCGGTCAGGTTCGCGTTGATGACCTCTTCGAACCGCTCCTCGGTCATGCGCATCAGGAACGCGTCCTTGGAGATCCCCGCATTGGACACCAGCACCTCGACCGGACCCTGGTGCTCCTCGACCTCCTTGAAGGCGCGGTCGACAGCGGCGTTGTCGGTGACGTCACACTCGACACCGAACAATCCGTCCGGGGCGCCCGAACCGCGGTGTGTGACAGCCACCTTGTGCCCGTCCTCGGCCAGCCGTCGCGCGATCGCCAGGCCGATGCCCCGGTTGCCACCGGTCACCAGCACCGAACGGGAGACGAACGCCGGGCGGCCTCCGGATGGTGCGCTCGCGGTACCGGCTGGATTGTCAGTCACAGTCATCCTCTGTTCCTCGCGTCCTGCGTCTTCGCCCGTCAACTTAACGCGTTGGCCACGCATGGCAGAAATCGCCTCGGGGCTCCCCCGGCGCGAAATCGGCTCCGTCAGCCGGGCAGGCGGCGGTTGATCAGAAGCGCCGCGACACCCGCCAGCGCCAGGATCACCGCACCGAGCCGCAACCAGCCCACGCTGGCATCGCCCTTGATCGTCTCGTAGCCGATCTGCTGTTGCAGCGAGGTGAACACCGCCTTGA
This genomic window from Mycolicibacterium goodii contains:
- a CDS encoding NfeD family protein, encoding MPYWLIWLILALGLAGAEALTGDMFLLMLAGGALAATGSSALLDWPIWADGLVFLVVSVLLLVLVRPVLRRRFDVGKGLPEPVKALEGRPALVLDRVASHEGQVKLDGEVWTARPLNDDDVYEPGEHVTVVRIDGATAVVFKTL
- the fabG1 gene encoding 3-oxoacyl-ACP reductase FabG1: MTVTDNPAGTASAPSGGRPAFVSRSVLVTGGNRGIGLAIARRLAEDGHKVAVTHRGSGAPDGLFGVECDVTDNAAVDRAFKEVEEHQGPVEVLVSNAGISKDAFLMRMTEERFEEVINANLTGAFRVAQRASRSMQRKRFGRIIFIGSVSGMWGIGNQANYAAAKAGLIGMARSISRELAKAGVTANVVAPGYIDTEMTRALDERIQQGALDFIPAKRVGTAEEVAGAVSFLASEDATYIAGAVIPVDGGMGMGH
- the inhA gene encoding NADH-dependent enoyl-ACP reductase InhA; the encoded protein is MTGLLEGKRILVTGIITDSSIAFHIAKVAQEAGAELVLTGFDRMKLIKRIADRLPKPAPLLELDVQNEEHLSTLADRITAEIGEGNKIDGVVHSIGFMPQSGMGINPFFDAPYEDVSKGIHISAYSYASLAKAVLPIMNPGGGIVGMDFDPTRAMPAYNWMTVAKSALESVNRFVAREAGKVGVRSNLVAAGPIRTLAMSAIVGGALGDEAGQQMQLLEEGWDQRAPLGWNMKDPTPVAKTVCALLSDWLPATTGTVIFADGGASTQLL
- a CDS encoding ferrochelatase, whose amino-acid sequence is MEFDAVLLLSFGGPEAPEQVMPFLENVTRGRGIPTERLAEVAEHYLHFGGASPINGINRALIEQLRLQLPDLPVYFGNRNWDPYVEDTVAAMRDNGVRRAAVFTTSAWGGYSSCKQYVEDIARARAAVGAGAPDLVKLRHYFDHPLLIEMFADGIAAAAQSLPEDLRSEARLVFTAHSIPIAADERHGPRLYSRQVAYATRLVAEAAGYTEYDQVWQSRSGPPQIPWLEPDVADHLNVLAEQGTHAVIVCPIGFVADHIEVVWDLDTEVKQQAEEAGITMVRATTPNADPRYARLAVSLIDELRNGTPAQRVPGRDPVPGYGFSVNGAPCSPGCCGTD